One segment of Fusarium poae strain DAOMC 252244 chromosome Unknown contig_8, whole genome shotgun sequence DNA contains the following:
- a CDS encoding uncharacterized protein (TransMembrane:1 (o75-94i)) translates to MNFAENKSGPRARSGVRPTKTPSEGIRGSKAARLKGLPLRADSLVWRPMVPQRLSIVVRRPPRNGFTDRVLGMPALQQLGFGLVASSWVSWMAGRWLRLKSEHREVTAATVKQRARSFLPAL, encoded by the exons atgaattttgcggaaaataaaagtggccctcgagcccggtctggcgtgcGACCCACAAAAACACCCTCGGAGGGTATAAGAGGGAGCAAAGCAGCCCGCCTGAAAGG acttccactgcgtgctgattcactggtttggcgacccatggtcccgcagcgtctcagcatagtggttcgtcgacccccacgaaacggcttcactgaccgcgtactggggatgcctgcgttacagcagcttggcttcggcctcgttGCTAGCAGTTGGGTTTCgtggatggctggccgctGGCTACGCCTGAAATCTGAGCATCGGGAGGTAACCGCTGCGACGGTGAAGCAGCGTGCTAGGTCCTTCCTCCCTGCTCTCTAA